From the genome of Gorilla gorilla gorilla isolate KB3781 chromosome 4, NHGRI_mGorGor1-v2.1_pri, whole genome shotgun sequence:
GCCGCCGCTCTAGGGCCACAGCTTCAGGGACCCTCAGCGGCTCCCTGGACCCCGGGCCCCCTGCAGAGTCCGGGAGCTCGGGACGCGCGGAGTCTTCTGCAGCCTTCACAGGGGCTCCCTCGGTCCACGTGCCCTCGGGGGGTTCTTTGGAGCTAGGCGGTGGGCTCCTCGCGGGGCCAGGACCAGCGGAGTCCGGAGGATCGGGGGGGTCCGGAGCGGGTGAGGCTGGCAGGCACCAAGAGCTCAGCAGCCCCAAGTCGACTGAGCTACGGCGGCTGAGACGAGAAGAGCGCGGCCGGGGCTCAGCCTTCCCGGAGAAGCGGCGCGCTCGGCGAGGAGGGGGCCCGAGGCGGGGCTGCCCCGCGGTGCCAAGAGGCGGCGGGGGCCGCAGGGCCAGGTCGGCCTCAGTCTGGGACATGAGGACGGTGGTCTCCGTGGCCGGGGATGCCAACATGAGGAAGAGCAGGGCGCCGAAGGGTAGAAAATCAGACGGCCGGAGAGGAGGCGGCCTGACAGGCGGACTCGCTGGGTGCGCTGCGCTCCGGCTGAGCGGCTGGGGCCCCAGCCCCCAGCtcggcccggccccgcccccgtcACCGCCCCGCGGCCCGCCCTTGCCCCCCAGGGCCGCCCCTCCGAGCTACTCCCGCGGTGCGGATCCCGCGAGCAGCCCCTCACCTTAGTCACCGCCCCGCCCAGCCGCGTCCCCTTCTTTCCCGAGCCCCCGGCCGCAGTCTCACTCTGAGGCCAGAACTGAGTGGGAGACCGCGGAGCGTCCTCCCGCACTAAGAGTGCGCAAACCTGTTTGTGCGCggaggagggcaggagagaaCGACACCCGGACCCTAGTGGGGGATTACTTAGGGGGAGGCTACCACCCTCCTGCACACCCCAGATAAGGCAGCACCACCCCTTCCTAACTGTCGGGAGTAGCCCCAGGCCGAACGGAGAGGTCAGTGGAAAGGTCTGACGTTGTTGTCCCTCTGGTCTGCATAGGGAATGGGTGTGTACTCCCCAGGATAAGTCCCTCCCCCAAACCGAGAGCCCGGTCATCCATCCCCTCCAGGCCACCTTGGCCGCAGCCTAACCCTGGCCAGAGTGGCTGTTTTTGCTATATgggctctccttcctccccttctgTTTGCCAGTCTCCAATAAACCAAAGTCCACATCCGGCTTACCCCCCTCAGCTCCCCTTGGCCACAGTTACCCCACCCAGACCAgatgggtggagggaggggcttCAGAGTAGTTCAGGACTTCCATGAGGGAGAAGGTGAGGGAAGGGGGAGCCCTTAAGTGACTCCAATTCAGAGAGAAAGCAGTCTGTCCCCAAGCTGTGTTCCATCAGCACTCCTCCACACAGCCCACCCAGCAGATGTAAAACCACAGGCTCACTGGAGCCCACAGGGCCCTGGAGGACCTTTTCTTCTACAAAAGCCAtaagctttcttttctctcccctctcccaggcTGGGATTTACTCAGGTGGCAACACTTCACAGCCCTCCCCATCCCCATTCCAGTACTGTAGTAATTTAAGAGGCAGGCAGTGGGAGTTGAGATTTTAATATCATAAATCGGTGTGGGGCCACACCTCTCACTGCCAGGCCCGTGGGCCTCCTATCTTCATATTGCCTGGAAGGCTGCCTGCAGCCAGGGCTTCCCCCATCCCCTGGGAAGGATCCAGCACCAGCCTGAGAAGGGAGGCAACAGCAGCTAAAGgggtggaaggaggaggagacagaAGCATGTGCTGCAGGCGCATGTGTGTATGTACTTACATGTGTGAACACATATAAAGTGTCAGGTTTACAGACCCTGGCTCAAGGACAGTCTAGGATGGGAAAGGAGGTAGGGCAAGAAGaagcacatattttctccctGGTGCTTCAGCCTCACCCTATCCAAGGGACAGACATATGGGGTGTGAGAAACCCATCCCCAGGTCCCAGCCTTCAGGACTGGAGTCCTTTTGAGTCTGGTGGAGTCACAGATCCAGTCTTTGGGGGACACTGGGTCTGTCTCCTTTTGAAAGCCCTGGAAAGGTGGGAGGTAAGAAGTAAAGGGAGATAGGTCCCTGCTAGAAGAACTTGACGCCTCGGCCATCACTGACGGTGATGATCTCGGCCTTGTGCTCCTGCTGTAGGGCCTGCAGAGCCCGCAGTAGAGTGGCTTCATCCAGCCCATGGAACTCTGAACAGGGAGAGATAGGCAGAGACAATCAGCTCCTGGGGCCCAAGGCCTCTGAGGAGAGTGCTCTGGCTGGAAGCCGAGACCTCCCAGAGGCAGGGTATGCATACGCCATCTATACTGCTACAGCTGCCACCCACACTTCCCAGGCACTCCTTAGGAGTAAGGGGTGGAAGAAAGCCTGAATCAGCATGAAATGAGTTTGTGCTTATTTCCCCCTTCCTGGTTCTCGTTTCAGACTCAGCCTCCCCCACACCTAGCATTTGTGTCTGATGCACGAGAATGACACCATCTGCTTCAGGGCCACAAAGGGGCCGTGAAAATCAGGCCTAGGGAGATCGGAGCCATTGTCACTAGACACTGACTCTAGAGGATCTATCCTAACACAAAGAATATAGCCAGTACCCCTGGCCAGGAGACTGTTAAACTCCAGCACTATTATCTGCCCTTTTTCTAGCTtttagctgggagcacaggccaggcgcggtggctcacgcctgtaatcccagaactttgggaggctgaggtgggagggtcacttgagatcaggagttctagaccaccctggtcaacatggagaaaccctgtctctataaaaatacaaaaaattagctgggcatggtggtggtcacttgtaatcccagctactcaggaggctgaggcagaagaatcacttgaacccgggaggtggaggttgcagtgtcaagatcgcgcaactgcactccagcttgggggacagagcaagaccttgtctcaaaaaaaaaacaaaaaaattggggaGCCTATGCTAGCTGAGTATGTGGAGATATGGTAAGATACTGCAGGGAGATGTGGGAGGCAGCAGGCAAGCCCTGACAGGCTTGCTTACCTCACCCCCTGCGGGGGCTCAGCTAAGTCAGGGAGCTTGCTTTCTGAGGAAGCCTACAACTTTGCCCAACCTGAGTGGTGGGCTGGGCAAGGCTACAGTGCTGAAATCATGGGGTGATGGTGGGAGTAGCAAGCAGAGACCTGCAGGGCAGGAGGGGGAACAGCCAAGAGCTATAAACTCTGCTAGGGCAGCCAGGGCCTGGCAGAAAGGGGAGACACCCCCTGTTATCCCAGATAAGATCGAAACCTGTGGTGATCCAGAGGATCAGAATCTGGAGTCGGAGAAAAAGAACTAAGAGTATTTACCCTATGTAAAAATCAAACACTATACAAATCCTTGCCTGGCCAGAAACCAAAGTATTTAAATGGGCTGGGGGTGTTGGCCCAATCTCTTCAGCTGACACCCACAGATCTTGAGCCCTCTATAAGAATAAAGGGTGAAAGAGAGCCTGAGTCAGCAAGGAATGAGATTTCAAGCTTAATCCCCTGCCCTTGTTTCTCATTCGGCATCTATAGCAGATGCTGAATGAAGaaagtttatttataattttttttattgttattatttttattttctgagacggagtctcgctctgtcatccagactagagtgcagtggtgcgatcttggcttactgcaacctctgccttcgggttcaagcgatcctcctgctgcagcctcccaagtagctcagattacaagcatgcaccaccatgcccggctaatttttgtatttttagtagagacggggtttcactatgttggccaggctggtctggaactcctgacctcaggtgacccacctgcctcggcctcccagagtgctgggattacaggcgtgagccactgcacccagcctattgttattttttaagatagggtctcgctctgttgcccaggctggagtgcagtggtgtgatcatagctcactgcagccttgacctcctgggctcaagcgatcctcccacctaagccttctgagtaactgagactactggtgcacagcaccatgcccagctgatttttaaattttttggagagacaggatctccctgtgttgcccaggctggtctgaaactcctgacctcaagcaatcctcccaccttagcctcccaaagtgctaggattacaggcacgagccactgtgcccagctgaaagtGAAATTCTTAACTTTTCATGGGTCATAGATGCCCTTGGAAATCTTGTAATATCTAACCTATCCCTAGAAAAATGCACATGCatccacaaaaacaaaatttgggaTTTTTTGCATGTGAATTCAGGTGGCTTATGGAATCCTTGGACATGGGTTAAGAACTTAGAATGGCTTGAAcataggaggcggaggttgcagtgagcagagactgcgctactgcactccagcctgggttacagtgactctgtctcaaaaaaaaaaaaaaaaaaaaacaggcagggcacagtggctcacgcctctaatcccagcactttgggaggccaaggcaggcggatcacgaggttaggacttcaagaacaacccggctaacatggtgaaaccccatctctactaaaaatacaaaaaattagccaggcatggtggcgcacacctgtaatcccagctactcaggaagctgaagcaggagaatcgcttcaacctaggaggcggaggttgcagtgagccgagattgcaacacattgcactccagcctgggtgacagagcaagactccatatcggaaaaacaaaacaaaacaaaacaaacaattaaCTGTGAGTGGGAAGGGAAAGGCATTACCCTCATCCTCTGTGTCTTCCCCATTAGTCAGTTCATACAGGGTAAAGACGGAGTTGTTCTGGCCACTCCTGGAAACCTGTGAACACAGAAAATGAGGAGTGAATTAGAACCAAGAATCTCCTGGGAGACAGTAAATTCATCAGCTCCACCCCTCTGATCCAGGAATGATACCTATTCCCAAACCAGGACTCACTGTCACCTCTGCAGAGTGGCCTAAAAGCCATAAACCCTACAAGTgctatatttatatgtgtacacACTCATTTGGAACCACTAAACCACAGGTCTTCACGTGTCTGAGGAGTGACCTTGACCTCTCATTCTGGTTGTTTTCCTGTTCAAGAATGGATGGTGTGTATTTGTTATATTTAGAATGTTGATGCTTCTTACCCTCTTCTCTTCCTTGGGAATGTTTGGGACTGGTGGTTTAGGGGGAAGAGTATTCTGTCCCCACACCCACACTGGTTCAGAATATCTCATTCATGTTGTGGACAGTCCCATAACAGTGCAGTGGGGGAGGGGCCCCAggttttttcccttcctttccccattTATCTCCTGTGGCCAGAGGCTCCAGCCAACAATAGCACTCAGGGTTCCCAGTTCTGCATTCTCCAAATATGGCCTCACATAGCCCCTGGCCTCCTACAGGCAAAGAAAGGGAGGTTCTATGCAGCCAAAGACATTGAGTCACTTAAAGAGGTTTGCCTAGAAGGCCTATACTTCCTCTTTCTGCCCCCTCCCCATTTTGCTCAGTCTGGATCTGGGAACACCGGCTATCTGCTAGGCCCTAATATAGTTAACCTTTGCCATGGGTCACTGTTGAATACTTGGCAGAATAATGATCTCACCCACTGATAGATGAGTTTCCCCCATTCTTCTGGCCTCCGCCACATGATCAGGAAGCTAGACTTGCTCTTATCCAACCACTCGAGGTTCCCTGTAAAACAGATGCTTATGAAAGCATAACCAGgcgcgcagtggcttacactttgggaggccaaggcgggaggattgcttgagcccaggagttcgaaactagcctgggcaacatgatgagaccctacagaaaatacaaaaaattctctctatagaaaatacaaaaaattagccaggtgtgtggtgacacatgcctgtggtctcaactactcaggaggctgagatgggaggatcacttgagcctgggagtcgaggctgcagtaagatagaactgagccactgcactccagcctggatgacagagtgagaccttatctcccCACCCAGAAAAAAGTATCATgatctaaaaagaaacaaagaggcaAAAAAATACCAAGGTGGGACAGAGTGGAAGAGACTCAGCTTTCAGAAAGAAAGATTCAATattaattttactattattatctaCAAGGCACTCATCCTTCTTCCACTTCTCTTCAGGTTTAGGGCACAGACAGAGATTTCAATTTTGTgtacaaagaagaagaaaggacttGGGAATTGGGCTGCCTACTTTACAGAAGACTCTGGCCTTCAagccaggagagagaaaaagttaTTAAAGGGAAAAAGACTTATCCTAATTTGCCCTCAGGAAAACCCaactaggaagaaaaataaggaatCTGGGGAACTGAACCTACCTTTCTTCCTCAGTTCCTCTAATACAATCTGGATCGACTCCACAGGAAGCTTTCCTGGTTTAAGGTTAAGGGAATGGCATACACATGAGTTGGGTAGGATAAAAATTTTCAGAGCCAGTCCCATGTTGAGAAACACCTGCCCCTTCCTCTcccacacacatatgtgtgcaaTTTCCCAACATGATATGAATTGGCATTTCCTGGATATTCAAAGGAGGAAGGTAAACAGAAACTCTTCCAATTAAAAGGAGCTttatgtgattgtgccactgcattccagcctgagcaagagaggaagaccctgtctccaaaaaaaaaaaaaaaaaaaagaaaagaaagaaagaaagaagctttaGAAAATGAAAGGTACTGTCATTCCTCACCCTCTGTCTGTTGCCCTGTTGCCTTCCTTCAGCCTTTCTCCACAGATATTTTAGGGATGAATCAGGCAGCAAAAACAAATGACCCTTACTTCCTGGCAGGAGGGGGGCAGAGAAAATAATTAAAGGTAGTTACCCAAGTCTGGGCCTCACACAGAAAAGGATGGAAGATACAAATAGTCAAAAGGGTTTAGGTTAAAAAACTTGGAATTTGGCTTCAGGGCAGAAATTCTAAGACCTTAATGACATCCGAGCAGTCATCACTGCCAAGAACAAGAGGGTATGGTACTGCATTTGCCGGGGGAAAATGTCAGCTACACATTTTCACTCTTTAAGTCCAGTTTGGGTGGGAATCTGCCTACCATGGGTAAAAGGGGGCTGGCGCGGGGGGGCGTCTGGGCATGTGTGAAAGCGCAGAAGTGCATGTGTATGGGCTGTGGAAGAGCCTGAGGGAGGATACGCTGTAGCTTGACGTTGTTGAAGAGCGGGCTCTCCTGAGCTTCCATCACCGTCATGCTGGACTGTTTGTGCAGGCGGCAGAAGGACAGGACCAGCGAGCACCAGGCGGCCAGCTGCTTCTGCCGAGTGTCCACATTCGGTTGTAACCTGCCGGGTGAAGGGAGTGGGGCGCAGAATTAGAGGGCGGGAGGCAGCACTTGCCCGGGACGCATTTCAGGAAGAAAGTAAGGGTCTGAGGGTGTTGGCGGCCGGGTCTTTTCTCCCCCTCCCCATATGAAGCATCAGGGCTGAGCCCAGGGtccgggggaggggagggaggcacAGCGGGGCTTCTTGGGGTCTGAGCCTCACGTAAAGAAGGGTGGGAAGCGATACTGCCACGGCCACTCGAAACTCATCGCCATCGTAGTAGCCCAGGAAACCCGGAAGCTACCGGCTAAGGACTTCCGGCCTTCGCTTCCGCACGTCCGGGCAGAAGGCAATGCAGAAAGGTTCCGGACGCCTTTCTGGAAAGAGGAAGACCGGCAGGAGGAGTCCTCGTCATGAGCCAGTCCCTCGCTGTTATCCTAAAAAGCCCTATCTTTTGGAGCAGGAAGAGTCCTGGGAAGTCTTCTGGTTCAACCCCAGAGAAAGGTCATGTCTTCCCCAAAGCGGCGAATTTTTGTTGCTGAAGTAGAACGGCAAATAAAGCCCAGATCTCCAGATCCCAGCCTACCTTTGTTTCCTCTATACTAGGCTTCttttaatattaacatttctGTGAATTGCCATTTAATTTGATCAACTCACAATTACCCAAGCTCAATTCCAGtgtcctttgttttatttttaattttttatttatttatctgtttatttagttttgagaaaggtctccctttgttgcccaggctggaatacagtggcacaatcacagctcactgcagcctctacctcctgagatCTGGGGATCGTCcggctttagcctcctgagtagctgggactacaggtgcacaccaccgcacccagttattaaatacattttgttgttgttttggtacAGATGGGCGTCTcaccaaactcctgggctcaagtgatcctcctgcctcgacctcccaaagtgctgggactacaggagtgagttAACGCTCCCAGCAACCCGGCTAATATTTTCTAGAGATGGGCACTCACTATAttggcccaggttggtctcaaactcctgggctcaagcgatctccagacctcagcctcccaaagggataACAGGTGACCAACCCGGCCCTCCAATTTCCTTTGACTTCATTCCTCAGGCTCCTGCAGCACCCGTGGGAGCACACTTTGTAGCTTGAATCACTAGAGACAGCCCTACTTCCATGATTCAGAGCTGCAGGCTTTGACCACAACCACCCATCTCTCACCTCTGCCATGACCTCGCCTTTCTTGTCTCAAGACCTAGGACCCCTTTTGGTTTTATCAGACTCCTTACCCAGCCTAAACTACTCAATTCTGTCCccttacctacctacctacctacaggTCAGTTCCCAAACCAATGATCGTTGCTCCATTTCCCCCACCTCTTTTTTTCACTCCTGGGCTCTGGAGTATTGCTGGAAGAAAAATAACCAGAACATGTTTGCCAAGCCCTAGATTCCCTGACTAGCTTCACTACCCGGCTCTAAGGGCAGCTCCGTGATCCTTTGTCTTTTATTGACTCCGTCACCCTCAAGATAACtattcaaactttcccacattcatCAAGCCACTCCACCTGTCCCCatctctctgctctctgcagAACGCCTTTCATTCCTGCTTTATGAGATCGAGGCCATGCATGTGAACCCTTTAAGTTTTCCCTGTCTGTCTCTGTACTTGATTCATTGCTCAAAAATTTCTCTCCACTTttactccttcttttttttttttttttttgagacggagtctcgcactgttgccgggttggagtgcagtggcttgatctcggctcactgcaacctctgcctccctggttcaagcgattctcctgcctcagcctccctagtagctgggattacaggcatgagctaccacacccagctaatttttgtatttttagtagagacagggtttcaccatgttggtcaggctggtctcaaactcctgacctcaagtgatccgcccacctcggcctcccagagtgctgggattaccaacTGCATCCAGCCTACTCCTTCCTTTTGGACTCAGAAGAAGTGTTGCACCCTTTGGCATATGTTCTTGCCTCCCCTTTTCAACTTCCTCCAGGACTTCTCTATCATCTTCCCTCTCGCCCTTGCCCTTAGCTCCTCTCCCATATACTATAAATATGCACAGGTcttccttaattaaaaatatgtaatcccttggccaggcttggtggctcatgcctgtaatctcagcactttgggaggccgaggcaggcagatcacgtgaagtcaggagttgttccagatcagcctggccagcatggtgaaaccctgtctctactaaaaaatacaaaaaaatagccgggcgtggtggtgggcacctgtaatcccagctacttgggaggcagaggcaggagaatcgcttgaacccgggaggcggaggttgcggtgagccgagattgcgccattgcactccagcctgggcgacaagagcgaaactccatctcaaaaaataataataataataatatatatatatttttttagacggagtttcgctcttgtcacccaggctggagtgcaatggcacgatctcggctcaccgcaacctctgcttcccaggttcaagcaattctgcctcagcctcccaagtagctgggactacaggcgtgcgtcaccacacccggctaatttttgtatttttactagagatggagtttcaccatcttggccaggctggtatcgaactcctgacctcatgatccacccacctcggcttcccaaagtgctgggattacaggcgtgagccactgcacctggcccaataaTAATGATATTTACGTCCCTTGGTatcatagcaagactccatctatacaaaaatttttaaaaattagccaggcatggtgacacatgcctgtagtcccaacactttgggaggctgagacaggaggattgtttgaccccaggagtttgaggctgcagtgtggtatgatcgcaccactgcactccagcctggatgacagagcaagaccctttctcttaaagaaaaaaaaaaagtacaggctgggcgtggtggctcacacttgtaatcccagcactttgggaagctgaggcgggcggatcacttgagatcaggagttggagagcagcctgggcaacatggtgaaaccctgtctttactaaaaatacaaaaattagctggatgtgttgg
Proteins encoded in this window:
- the VPS25 gene encoding vacuolar protein-sorting-associated protein 25, which codes for MAMSFEWPWQYRFPPFFTLQPNVDTRQKQLAAWCSLVLSFCRLHKQSSMTVMEAQESPLFNNVKLQRKLPVESIQIVLEELRKKGNLEWLDKSKSSFLIMWRRPEEWGKLIYQWVSRSGQNNSVFTLYELTNGEDTEDEEFHGLDEATLLRALQALQQEHKAEIITVSDGRGVKFF